One region of Citrus sinensis cultivar Valencia sweet orange chromosome 6, DVS_A1.0, whole genome shotgun sequence genomic DNA includes:
- the LOC102612988 gene encoding ribulose bisphosphate carboxylase small subunit, chloroplastic: protein MASSMISSTTVATANRASLAQASMVAPFTGLKSSSAFPATKKTNNDITSIASNGGRVQCMKVWPPTGLKKFETLSYLPPLSDEALLKEISYLLRSGWIPCLEFELEKGWVYREHHSSPGYYDGRYWTMWKLPMYGCTDATQVLKEVGEVQKEYPHSFVRIIGFDNKRQVQCISFLAAKPPGV from the exons ATGGCTTCCTCAATGATCTCATCGACCACCGTTGCCACCGCGAACCGCGCCAGCCTTGCTCAGGCCAGCATGGTCGCCCCCTTCACCGGCCTCAAGTCTTCTTCTGCTTTCCCAGCAACCAAGAAGACCAACAATGACATTACTTCCATTGCAAGCAACGGCGGAAGAGTCCAATGCATGAAG GTGTGGCCACCAACTGGCTTGAAGAAGTTCGAGACTCTCTCATACCTCCCGCCACTGTCCGATGAAGCTTTGCTCAAGGAAATCAGTTACCTTCTCCGCTCCGGCTGGATTCCCTGCTTGGAATTCGAGTTGGAG AAAGGATGGGTGTACCGTGAGCACCACAGCTCACCAGGATACTACGATGGACGCTACTGGACAATGTGGAAGCTGCCCATGTATGGGTGCACAGATGCAACCCAGGTTTTGAAGGAGGTTGGGGAGGTCCAGAAGGAATACCCACATTCATTCGTCCGAATTATCGGATTTGACAACAAGCGTCAAGTGCAGTGCATCAGTTTCCTTGCTGCCAAGCCACCAGGCGTCTAG